The Candidatus Accumulibacter similis genome has a segment encoding these proteins:
- a CDS encoding NAD(P)-dependent glycerol-3-phosphate dehydrogenase yields the protein MQITVLGAGAWGTALAIAFADAHPVILWARDAEQVRRLQSERENSRYLPGHRFPPALTGMADVAAATRDADLVLIAAPLAGLRTTLQRLRDCGSETPFLWVCKGLERGTGLLPHQVVQEVLGKRLCGALTGPSFAEELARGLPTAVTIASTDADFALFCAGRLRRPRLRIYAGDDVIGAEVGGAVKNVMAIATGVCDGLGLGMNARAALLTRGLHEITRFGRALGGRPETFMGLSGMGDLILTCTGDLSRNRRVGLMLAAGKPLDQITAQLGQVAEGVPAAREVQRRAAALGVRMPITDWVCTLLDGSVSPIEGVAALMDRDIVFEDA from the coding sequence GTGCAGATCACCGTTCTAGGTGCCGGAGCCTGGGGTACCGCTCTGGCCATTGCTTTCGCTGACGCCCACCCGGTCATCCTGTGGGCGCGCGATGCCGAGCAGGTTCGTCGTCTGCAGTCCGAGCGCGAGAACTCGCGCTACCTGCCCGGTCATCGTTTCCCGCCAGCGTTGACCGGCATGGCCGATGTCGCGGCGGCCACACGCGACGCCGATCTGGTTCTGATCGCAGCCCCGCTGGCCGGATTGCGGACCACCCTGCAGCGCCTACGGGACTGCGGCAGCGAAACACCGTTCCTGTGGGTCTGCAAGGGCCTGGAACGAGGTACCGGACTGCTGCCGCATCAGGTCGTCCAGGAGGTGCTGGGCAAGCGTCTGTGTGGCGCCCTGACCGGACCGAGTTTTGCCGAGGAGCTGGCTCGCGGTCTCCCCACCGCGGTCACCATTGCGTCCACAGACGCCGACTTCGCACTCTTCTGCGCCGGCCGTCTGCGCCGGCCGCGCCTGCGAATCTACGCCGGCGACGACGTCATCGGCGCGGAGGTCGGCGGTGCGGTGAAGAACGTCATGGCGATCGCCACCGGCGTCTGCGATGGCCTCGGGCTGGGCATGAACGCGCGTGCGGCGCTACTCACCCGTGGTCTGCACGAGATCACCCGCTTCGGCAGGGCTCTGGGTGGCCGCCCGGAGACCTTCATGGGCCTTTCCGGCATGGGTGACCTGATCCTCACCTGCACCGGAGACCTCTCACGCAATCGCCGTGTCGGGCTGATGCTCGCTGCGGGCAAGCCACTGGATCAGATCACCGCGCAGCTCGGACAGGTCGCCGAAGGCGTTCCCGCAGCGCGCGAAGTGCAGCGGCGTGCCGCAGCGCTCGGAGTCCGGATGCCGATCACAGACTGGGTGTGCACCCTGCTGGACGGCAGCGTGAGCCCGATCGAAGGCGTCGCGGCGCTGATGGATCGGGACATCGTTTTCGAGGACGCCTAG
- a CDS encoding tRNA (cytidine(34)-2'-O)-methyltransferase has product MFEVVLVCPEIPPNTGNVIRLCANAGARLHLVRPLGFELSEYRLRRAGMDYAELTAVCVHADWASCSAKLAELSPRAQRFALTTKGSAHPANAGFHAGDILVFGRETSGLPDEILAEFPPDHRLRLPMVANNRSINLSNAVAITVYEAWRQIGYRGAC; this is encoded by the coding sequence ATGTTCGAGGTAGTTCTGGTTTGCCCCGAAATCCCGCCGAATACCGGCAACGTCATTCGCCTCTGCGCCAATGCCGGCGCGCGGCTCCATCTGGTGCGGCCGCTCGGCTTCGAGCTCAGCGAGTATCGGCTGCGCCGCGCGGGCATGGATTATGCCGAGCTGACAGCGGTCTGCGTCCATGCCGACTGGGCAAGCTGCAGCGCGAAACTGGCGGAGCTTTCGCCACGCGCGCAGCGCTTTGCGTTGACCACCAAAGGCAGCGCGCATCCCGCCAATGCCGGCTTTCACGCCGGCGACATATTGGTTTTCGGCCGGGAAACGAGCGGCCTGCCGGACGAGATCCTCGCCGAGTTTCCGCCCGATCACCGCCTGCGCCTGCCGATGGTGGCCAACAACCGCAGCATCAACCTGTCCAATGCGGTCGCCATCACCGTCTATGAGGCCTGGCGGCAGATCGGCTACCGCGGCGCCTGTTGA
- a CDS encoding cation acetate symporter: protein MNQTLRNTLFVGAGLLAAGGAFAAGADLGNTTKQATNWVAIAMFAIFVAVTLGITKWAAARTKSAADFYTAGGGITGFQNGLAIAGDYMSAASFLGISGLVFANGFDGLIFSIGWLVGWPVITFLMAERLRNLGKFTFADVAAYRFSQVPMRSFAATGSLVVVAFYMIAQMVGAGQLIKVLFGLEYTYAVIIVGVLMMCYVLFGGMTATTWVQIIKAIMLLTGATFMALAVLFQFGFNPEALFAKAVEVHAKHGAIMAPGGLIKDPVSAISVGMALMFGTAGLPHILMRFFTVPSAKEARKSVGWATTWIGYFYILTFIIGFGAIVMLTQDPATYYVPKMVDGVQAIGADGKPVWDGLRGGGNMAAIHLSNAVGGNVFLGFISAVAFATILAVVAGLTLSGASAVSHDLYATVFKHGNADSASELRVSKITTVCLGIVAVFLGIAFEKENVAYMVMLAFAIACSANFPVLFMSVLWKDCTTKGAVAGGVVGLVASVVLTVLSASVWEAVLKNPKGSAWFPYSSPALFSMTAAFVVIYLVSKMDNSAQAKLERSLYPAQKVRSETGVGAATASGH, encoded by the coding sequence ATCAACCAGACGCTGCGTAATACCCTGTTCGTGGGGGCTGGATTGCTCGCTGCTGGTGGAGCTTTCGCCGCCGGAGCCGATCTCGGCAATACCACCAAACAGGCGACCAACTGGGTGGCAATCGCCATGTTCGCCATTTTCGTCGCCGTGACCTTGGGTATCACCAAGTGGGCAGCGGCACGGACGAAGTCCGCGGCGGACTTCTATACGGCCGGCGGCGGCATTACCGGGTTTCAGAACGGACTGGCGATTGCCGGTGACTACATGTCGGCAGCGTCCTTCCTCGGCATTTCGGGGCTGGTCTTTGCCAATGGCTTTGACGGACTGATCTTCTCGATCGGCTGGCTCGTCGGCTGGCCGGTGATCACCTTCCTGATGGCCGAGCGTCTGCGCAACCTCGGGAAATTCACCTTTGCCGACGTGGCCGCCTACCGTTTCTCGCAAGTGCCGATGCGCAGCTTCGCAGCGACCGGTTCGCTGGTCGTCGTGGCCTTCTACATGATCGCCCAGATGGTTGGTGCCGGGCAACTGATCAAGGTGCTGTTCGGCCTCGAGTACACCTATGCCGTCATTATCGTTGGCGTGCTGATGATGTGCTACGTCCTTTTCGGGGGCATGACTGCGACCACCTGGGTGCAGATCATCAAGGCCATCATGCTGCTGACCGGTGCCACCTTCATGGCGCTGGCCGTGCTCTTCCAGTTCGGCTTCAATCCCGAGGCGCTTTTCGCCAAGGCCGTCGAGGTGCATGCCAAGCACGGCGCCATCATGGCACCGGGTGGGCTGATCAAGGATCCGGTGTCGGCCATCTCCGTCGGCATGGCACTGATGTTCGGCACCGCCGGCCTGCCACACATCCTGATGCGCTTCTTCACCGTGCCCAGCGCCAAGGAAGCACGCAAGTCCGTCGGTTGGGCGACTACCTGGATCGGTTACTTCTACATCCTGACCTTCATCATCGGTTTCGGCGCCATCGTCATGCTGACGCAGGACCCGGCAACCTATTACGTGCCGAAGATGGTCGACGGCGTACAGGCGATTGGTGCCGACGGCAAACCGGTCTGGGACGGCCTGCGCGGCGGCGGCAACATGGCCGCCATTCACCTGTCGAACGCCGTCGGCGGCAATGTCTTCCTCGGCTTCATCTCGGCCGTGGCCTTTGCGACGATCCTGGCAGTGGTTGCCGGGCTGACGCTGTCGGGTGCTTCGGCAGTTTCGCATGACCTCTATGCGACGGTGTTCAAGCACGGCAACGCCGATTCCGCTTCGGAACTGCGCGTCTCGAAGATCACGACCGTCTGCCTCGGCATCGTCGCGGTCTTCCTCGGGATTGCCTTCGAGAAGGAGAACGTCGCCTACATGGTGATGCTCGCCTTTGCCATCGCCTGCTCGGCCAACTTCCCGGTGCTCTTCATGTCGGTGCTGTGGAAGGATTGCACGACCAAGGGCGCGGTCGCTGGTGGCGTGGTTGGCCTTGTTGCCTCGGTGGTGCTGACGGTTCTGTCCGCTTCCGTCTGGGAGGCCGTGCTGAAGAATCCGAAGGGGAGCGCCTGGTTCCCCTACTCGTCGCCAGCGCTGTTCTCGATGACCGCTGCTTTCGTGGTGATCTATCTGGTGTCGAAGATGGACAACAGTGCGCAGGCCAAGCTCGAGCGCTCGTTGTACCCGGCACAGAAGGTCCGCTCGGAAACGGGTGTCGGCGCCGCCACGGCTTCGGGCCACTAG
- a CDS encoding DUF485 domain-containing protein codes for MANDDIVARIEANPKYHELVRKRSSYSIIMSILMIIAYYGYILLIAFNKEWLGTPLAPGMVTTIGIPLGVGVIVFTIAITNVYVRKANSDFDDMSAEVIKEANQK; via the coding sequence ATGGCTAACGACGACATCGTTGCACGGATTGAAGCCAATCCCAAATACCACGAGCTGGTTCGCAAGCGCTCGAGTTACAGCATCATCATGTCCATCCTGATGATCATCGCCTACTACGGATACATTCTTCTCATTGCCTTCAACAAGGAGTGGCTGGGAACGCCGCTTGCTCCGGGGATGGTGACGACGATCGGCATCCCCCTGGGTGTTGGCGTGATCGTGTTTACCATCGCCATCACCAACGTCTATGTGCGCAAGGCGAATTCCGATTTCGACGATATGAGCGCCGAAGTCATCAAGGAGGCCAACCAAAAATGA
- a CDS encoding acyl-CoA ligase (AMP-forming), exosortase A system-associated: protein MNDASLLPDLIRCSASRQPGASALTCGDHSMSYGELQAAVAGFASGLIELGLQRGERVAIYLEKRLETVVASFGAAAAGCVFVPLNPLLKAEQVGYIMRDCNVRALVSSSERLALLTPVLSSCRDLRHLITVNSRAPAPPESPLVSLGWDELLGTSGRGGHRVIDTDMAAILYTSGSTGKPKGVVLSHRNMVAGAVSVAGYLENTAEDTLLAALPLSFDAGFSQLTTAFHVGARAVLLNYLLPQDILKVLARERVSGLTAVPPLYIQLARLEWPAVISQQLRYFANTGGRMPRATLAALRARLPNSKPYLMYGLTEAFRSTFLPPDEVDRRPDSIGKAIPNAEILVLREDGSPCVANEPGELVHRGALVALGYWNDREKTAERYRPLPAGVAGRDAGLVLPELAVFSGDTVSMDEDGFLYFIGRRDEMIKTSGYRVSPTEVEEIVYATRLVGECVAFGVDHPMLGQAIQLIATPAEGDSLDSDQLFAECRQRMPAYMVPAGISLRHGPLPRNPNGKLDRKTLASEFRAAAEGCAAATQIPSGSG, encoded by the coding sequence ATGAACGATGCCAGTCTGCTTCCGGACCTGATCCGCTGCTCAGCAAGTCGCCAGCCCGGAGCCAGCGCCCTGACCTGCGGCGACCACTCGATGAGCTACGGTGAGCTGCAAGCCGCGGTTGCCGGCTTTGCCAGCGGCCTGATCGAACTGGGCCTGCAGCGCGGTGAGAGGGTCGCCATTTACCTCGAAAAGCGCCTTGAAACGGTCGTCGCCAGTTTCGGCGCTGCTGCCGCCGGCTGTGTCTTCGTGCCGCTGAATCCGCTGCTCAAGGCCGAACAGGTCGGCTACATCATGCGCGACTGCAACGTGCGCGCGCTGGTCAGCTCCAGCGAGCGACTCGCATTGCTGACGCCGGTGCTGTCATCCTGCCGCGACCTGCGCCACCTGATCACCGTCAACAGCCGCGCCCCGGCCCCTCCCGAGAGCCCGCTCGTCAGTCTGGGATGGGACGAACTGCTGGGCACTTCGGGGCGCGGTGGCCACCGAGTGATCGACACAGACATGGCGGCAATCCTCTACACGTCCGGCAGCACCGGCAAACCGAAGGGCGTGGTCCTGTCGCACCGCAACATGGTTGCCGGCGCCGTGAGCGTTGCCGGCTATCTCGAGAACACCGCCGAGGACACCCTGCTGGCGGCGCTGCCGCTGTCCTTCGATGCCGGCTTCAGCCAGTTGACGACAGCCTTCCATGTCGGCGCCCGTGCCGTCCTGCTGAACTACCTGCTGCCGCAGGACATCCTCAAGGTGCTGGCTCGCGAGCGGGTCAGCGGGCTCACGGCAGTGCCGCCGCTGTATATCCAGCTCGCGCGGCTGGAGTGGCCAGCGGTCATCAGCCAGCAGCTGCGCTACTTCGCCAACACCGGCGGGCGCATGCCGCGTGCGACCCTGGCCGCTTTGCGAGCGCGCTTGCCGAACAGCAAACCCTACCTGATGTATGGCCTGACCGAGGCCTTCCGTTCGACCTTCCTGCCGCCGGACGAGGTCGACCGACGGCCGGACTCGATCGGCAAGGCGATCCCCAATGCCGAGATCCTGGTCTTGCGGGAGGACGGGTCGCCCTGCGTCGCCAATGAGCCGGGCGAACTGGTCCATCGCGGCGCCCTCGTCGCTCTCGGTTACTGGAACGACCGCGAGAAGACGGCCGAGCGGTACAGGCCACTGCCCGCCGGCGTTGCCGGCCGCGATGCCGGACTGGTGCTGCCGGAACTCGCAGTCTTCTCGGGTGACACCGTCAGCATGGACGAAGATGGCTTCCTCTATTTCATCGGCCGGCGTGACGAAATGATCAAGACCTCCGGCTACCGGGTGAGTCCGACCGAGGTCGAGGAAATCGTCTATGCGACCCGACTCGTTGGGGAGTGCGTGGCCTTCGGCGTCGACCACCCGATGCTCGGCCAGGCGATTCAGTTGATCGCCACTCCGGCCGAGGGCGACAGCCTCGACTCCGACCAGTTGTTCGCCGAATGTCGGCAGCGGATGCCGGCCTACATGGTACCGGCGGGCATCAGCCTGCGCCACGGCCCCCTGCCGCGCAACCCGAACGGCAAGCTCGACCGCAAGACTCTGGCAAGCGAATTCCGGGCTGCCGCAGAGGGATGCGCTGCGGCGACTCAGATCCCATCCGGGTCAGGTTGA
- a CDS encoding pyridoxal-dependent decarboxylase, exosortase A system-associated, whose product MHQFPVLNGELVIGGVPLSRLAARVGQTPFYAYDRRLLATRVAELRSLLPDGVRLHYAMKANPMPALVCHMARLVDGIDVASAGELKVALDAGANPEEISFAGPGKGRGELRQAVAAGILINIESPREIDELAAISADAGLAARVAVRVNPDFELKSSGMKMGGGARQFGVDAEQVPELLAGIGRAGLAFEGFHLFAGSQNLRAEAIVEAQIKSYELALRLSSFAPASVRFLNLGGGFGIPYFPGERPLELAPVAAGLATIAERAAHELPAARLVIELGRYLVGEAGVYVSRIIDRKVSRGQVFLVADGGLHHHLSASGNFGQVIRKNYPVAIGNRLGAPTSITASVVGPLCTPLDLLADRMPLADAQPGDLVVIFQSGAYGLSASPQAFLGHPTCLEVLV is encoded by the coding sequence ATGCATCAGTTTCCGGTACTGAACGGTGAACTTGTCATCGGTGGCGTGCCACTCAGCCGCCTCGCCGCACGGGTTGGCCAGACTCCCTTCTACGCCTACGACCGGCGGCTGCTCGCGACCAGGGTCGCCGAGCTGCGATCGTTGCTGCCAGACGGCGTAAGGCTGCACTACGCCATGAAGGCCAATCCGATGCCGGCTCTGGTGTGCCACATGGCGAGACTGGTTGACGGCATCGACGTCGCCTCGGCCGGGGAACTCAAGGTGGCGCTCGATGCCGGCGCCAATCCAGAGGAAATCAGTTTTGCCGGACCGGGCAAGGGGCGCGGCGAGCTGCGCCAGGCAGTCGCTGCCGGAATCCTGATCAATATCGAATCGCCGCGCGAGATCGATGAACTGGCAGCAATCAGTGCCGATGCCGGTCTTGCCGCACGCGTGGCGGTGCGCGTCAATCCGGACTTCGAGCTCAAGAGTTCGGGCATGAAGATGGGCGGCGGGGCCCGGCAGTTCGGCGTCGATGCCGAACAGGTGCCGGAATTGCTCGCCGGGATCGGCCGTGCCGGTCTCGCCTTCGAGGGTTTTCATCTCTTCGCGGGCTCGCAGAATCTGCGCGCCGAAGCGATCGTCGAAGCACAGATCAAGAGCTACGAACTGGCTCTACGGCTCTCCAGTTTCGCGCCGGCGAGCGTCCGCTTCCTCAATCTGGGTGGTGGCTTCGGCATTCCCTACTTTCCTGGCGAGCGCCCGCTCGAACTGGCGCCAGTTGCGGCGGGCCTGGCAACGATCGCGGAGCGTGCTGCGCACGAACTGCCGGCCGCCAGGCTGGTCATCGAGCTCGGACGCTATCTCGTCGGCGAGGCCGGAGTCTACGTCAGCCGGATCATCGATCGCAAGGTGTCGCGCGGCCAGGTCTTCCTCGTTGCCGATGGCGGACTGCACCACCATCTCTCGGCCTCGGGCAATTTCGGCCAAGTGATCCGCAAGAACTACCCGGTGGCGATCGGTAACCGACTCGGGGCACCGACCAGCATCACCGCGTCGGTCGTCGGGCCCCTGTGCACACCACTCGACCTGCTCGCAGACCGGATGCCGCTGGCCGATGCGCAGCCGGGTGATCTGGTGGTCATCTTCCAATCCGGCGCCTACGGATTGTCCGCCAGTCCACAGGCTTTTCTCGGCCATCCCACCTGCCTCGAGGTCCTTGTCTGA
- a CDS encoding DegT/DnrJ/EryC1/StrS aminotransferase family protein, with amino-acid sequence MTARDGTRQLPRTPLLDWSSFAGPRRLAGVPSIDDMAASCLTTSGRAAIYLALLQLRLDPGSLVLVPTYHCPTMVAPVILAGLRVAYFGIGATGLPQLGTIADATAAHAKAMLVSHYFGHPRSLAEVRQWCDARQIALIEDCAHCYFGSAGERPVGAWGDFATASLSKFFPVPEGGVLASASRPIVAPKLTPQGLRVELKSWTDVLESAVTYGRLAGVGWVLARIFAIKNRINRSRAAAAQDESTAPPNMMLACDMGRITRRPASTAVVLKRLLPHGRIITRRRSNYAVYAQYFRQVDGAYPLYPEAAADAVPYVFPLWVDDADRVYQNLRSLALPVFRWDRIWPDTPLLAGDVGPSWSRHVLQLLCHQDLSDADVTRTAVATLALLSAERRPTGSGTG; translated from the coding sequence ATGACGGCCCGTGACGGGACGCGGCAACTGCCGCGCACGCCCTTGCTCGACTGGTCGAGCTTTGCCGGCCCGCGGCGTCTGGCTGGCGTGCCCAGCATCGATGATATGGCCGCCAGCTGCCTGACAACCAGCGGCCGGGCCGCCATCTACCTGGCGTTGCTGCAGTTGCGGCTCGACCCGGGCAGTCTGGTCCTGGTTCCCACGTATCATTGCCCGACGATGGTGGCTCCGGTGATTCTGGCCGGACTGCGGGTGGCGTATTTCGGCATCGGTGCGACAGGGCTCCCGCAGCTTGGCACGATCGCTGACGCGACCGCGGCACACGCGAAAGCCATGCTCGTATCGCACTATTTTGGCCACCCACGATCACTGGCGGAGGTCCGGCAATGGTGCGACGCACGACAGATTGCCCTGATCGAGGACTGTGCCCACTGCTATTTCGGCAGCGCCGGCGAGCGGCCGGTGGGCGCCTGGGGCGATTTCGCCACCGCCAGTCTGTCAAAGTTCTTCCCGGTGCCTGAAGGCGGCGTACTGGCGTCGGCAAGCCGGCCGATCGTTGCCCCCAAACTGACACCGCAGGGCCTGCGAGTGGAACTCAAGTCTTGGACCGATGTGCTCGAATCGGCCGTGACTTACGGCCGCCTGGCCGGTGTCGGCTGGGTCCTGGCCCGGATCTTCGCGATCAAGAACCGGATCAACCGCTCCAGAGCCGCGGCCGCACAAGACGAATCGACCGCCCCGCCCAACATGATGCTCGCCTGTGACATGGGGCGCATCACCCGAAGACCCGCATCAACGGCCGTCGTGCTGAAGAGGCTGCTGCCACACGGACGCATCATCACCAGACGCCGATCCAACTATGCGGTCTACGCGCAGTACTTCCGGCAGGTCGATGGAGCGTACCCGCTCTACCCTGAAGCGGCAGCCGACGCCGTGCCGTACGTCTTTCCCCTATGGGTGGACGACGCCGACCGGGTCTATCAGAACCTGCGCTCACTCGCCCTGCCGGTGTTTCGCTGGGACCGCATCTGGCCGGACACTCCCCTGCTCGCCGGCGACGTCGGACCCTCCTGGAGCCGGCACGTCCTGCAGCTGCTCTGCCACCAGGATTTGAGCGACGCCGACGTGACACGCACGGCGGTCGCGACGCTCGCTCTGCTTTCGGCGGAACGCAGACCGACAGGCAGCGGCACTGGCTAG
- a CDS encoding GNAT family N-acetyltransferase gives MPPSPALVWQNLPAASLHQDAVLSAAWDRLNAQRGDLPFLNTEAITASLDSFGTGRERLLVGRQEHTITAMCLLVRTSATAWQSFQPSQLPLGAWVADDRLPVLELARSLIRGPLGLCLLLSMTQIDPLHAARPANTADSESSDYIRTAWTELPGSFAEYWNQRGKNLRQNMRKQRNRLAGEGISGHLRVLDQAADMAAAIERYGALESAGWKGGQGTAVHPDNSQGRFYRRLLENAAMRGEAVVFEYLFDDRVVATNLCLRRDDVLVILKTTYDESIQSYSPAFLLSQDEIELLYQEGRIQRIEYYGRMMEWHGRWTEKSRILYHLTLYRWPLLQRLAEWRRRRRSGTGASAG, from the coding sequence ATGCCACCATCACCCGCGCTCGTCTGGCAAAACCTGCCTGCGGCATCGCTTCACCAGGACGCCGTTCTGTCCGCTGCCTGGGACCGTTTGAATGCGCAGCGCGGCGATCTTCCTTTCCTGAACACTGAGGCGATCACCGCCAGCCTCGATTCGTTTGGCACGGGCCGGGAAAGGCTGCTGGTCGGCCGACAGGAGCACACGATCACGGCGATGTGCCTGCTGGTTCGCACCTCCGCCACCGCATGGCAGAGTTTCCAGCCATCCCAGTTGCCCCTTGGTGCCTGGGTGGCCGATGACCGACTGCCGGTGCTCGAGCTCGCGCGCAGCCTGATCCGGGGACCGCTTGGCCTCTGCCTCTTGCTGTCAATGACGCAAATCGACCCACTCCATGCAGCTCGCCCGGCCAACACCGCCGACAGCGAGAGCAGCGACTACATCCGCACGGCCTGGACCGAACTTCCTGGCAGCTTTGCCGAATACTGGAACCAACGCGGCAAGAACCTCCGCCAGAACATGCGCAAGCAGAGAAACAGGCTGGCGGGCGAGGGGATCAGCGGGCACCTTCGTGTCCTCGACCAGGCGGCGGACATGGCGGCCGCGATCGAGCGTTATGGCGCACTCGAGAGCGCTGGCTGGAAGGGCGGCCAGGGCACGGCCGTCCATCCAGACAACTCGCAGGGGAGGTTCTACCGGCGCTTGCTGGAGAACGCGGCGATGCGCGGCGAAGCAGTCGTCTTCGAGTACCTGTTTGACGACCGGGTGGTGGCGACCAACCTCTGCCTGCGACGCGACGACGTTCTGGTCATCCTGAAAACGACCTACGACGAGTCGATCCAGTCGTACTCACCCGCGTTCCTGCTCAGCCAGGACGAGATCGAGCTACTGTACCAGGAGGGCAGAATACAGCGCATCGAGTACTACGGCCGCATGATGGAGTGGCACGGCCGGTGGACCGAAAAGTCGCGCATCCTCTATCACCTGACGCTGTATCGCTGGCCGCTGCTGCAGCGGCTTGCCGAGTGGCGGCGTCGAAGGCGGTCCGGCACCGGCGCATCGGCCGGCTGA
- a CDS encoding MerR family transcriptional regulator has translation MEASHREPVPEPLPAIPAKRYFTIGEVSELCGVKPHVLRYWEQEFAQLRPVKRRGNRRYYQHHEVLLVRRIRELLYSQGFTISGARNRLEDAEAEATAKASVLTLEGVRAELLSIVEMLRP, from the coding sequence ATGGAAGCCAGTCATAGAGAGCCGGTTCCGGAGCCGTTGCCGGCCATTCCTGCCAAACGCTACTTCACGATCGGCGAGGTGAGCGAACTTTGCGGCGTGAAGCCGCACGTCCTGCGTTACTGGGAGCAGGAGTTCGCGCAACTTCGACCGGTGAAACGGCGCGGCAACCGCCGCTACTATCAGCACCATGAAGTCCTTTTGGTTCGGCGTATCCGCGAGCTTCTCTACAGCCAGGGATTCACGATCAGTGGCGCGCGCAATCGTCTGGAGGACGCCGAGGCTGAGGCCACGGCGAAGGCCTCGGTGCTGACGCTCGAGGGAGTTCGTGCAGAACTCCTGAGCATCGTCGAAATGCTGCGGCCCTGA
- a CDS encoding integration host factor subunit alpha, with protein MGMTLTKAELADLLFEKVGLNKREAKDMVEAFFEEIRNALERGDGVKLSGFGNFQLRDKPQRPGRNPKTGEEIPITARRVVTFHASQKLKAEVENAYDGSQS; from the coding sequence ATGGGAATGACGCTAACCAAGGCAGAACTGGCCGACTTGTTGTTCGAGAAGGTCGGTCTCAACAAGCGTGAGGCCAAGGACATGGTCGAGGCGTTCTTCGAGGAGATTCGGAACGCGCTCGAACGAGGTGACGGTGTCAAGTTGTCCGGGTTTGGCAATTTCCAGTTGCGAGACAAGCCGCAGCGCCCAGGCCGCAATCCAAAAACTGGCGAAGAAATCCCGATCACTGCCCGGCGAGTGGTGACCTTTCACGCCAGCCAGAAACTGAAGGCCGAGGTGGAGAACGCCTACGATGGAAGCCAGTCATAG